The Agromyces sp. LHK192 genome includes a window with the following:
- a CDS encoding bile acid:sodium symporter family protein: MNVDDVIVSFAPGSMLILNVVLGLIMFGIALDTSVDDFKAVAKAPKAMAIALIAQIVLLPAVTFGLTLLLQVQGSIALGMILVACCPPGNISQVLTYRARGNVALSVSMTAVANVLYIFVLPLSLAFWGGLHPTGREFLEEVSLNGWQMMGEILLIIGLPFAVGFLLRARFPRFAAKVQPYARWISLIALVGFIVAALVGNWTVFVAVLGIVLSVVFLHDAVALGLGYASARIGGLPSRDRKALTFEVGIRNAGLGLGLVFTFFGGLGGMAVVAGWWGVWDIIAGLIVASLWAWRTKRADAAAAATPADAPSGASGDAA, translated from the coding sequence ATGAACGTCGACGACGTCATCGTCAGCTTCGCGCCCGGATCCATGCTGATCCTCAACGTCGTGCTCGGCCTCATCATGTTCGGCATCGCGCTCGACACGTCGGTCGACGACTTCAAGGCCGTCGCCAAGGCGCCCAAGGCCATGGCGATCGCCTTGATCGCGCAGATCGTGCTGCTGCCCGCCGTCACGTTCGGACTCACCCTGCTGCTCCAGGTGCAGGGCTCGATCGCGCTCGGCATGATCCTCGTCGCGTGCTGCCCGCCCGGGAACATCTCGCAGGTGCTGACCTATCGGGCGCGCGGCAACGTCGCCCTGTCGGTGTCGATGACCGCCGTCGCGAACGTGCTGTACATCTTCGTGCTGCCGCTGAGCCTCGCGTTCTGGGGCGGCCTGCACCCGACGGGCCGCGAGTTCCTCGAGGAGGTCAGCCTCAACGGCTGGCAGATGATGGGCGAGATCCTCCTGATCATCGGCCTGCCGTTCGCGGTCGGATTCCTCCTGCGCGCCCGGTTCCCGCGGTTCGCGGCGAAGGTGCAGCCCTACGCCCGCTGGATCAGCCTGATCGCCCTCGTCGGCTTCATCGTCGCCGCGCTCGTCGGCAACTGGACCGTGTTCGTCGCCGTGCTCGGCATCGTGCTGTCGGTCGTGTTCCTGCACGACGCCGTCGCGCTCGGCCTCGGCTACGCGTCGGCGCGCATCGGCGGCCTCCCGTCGCGCGACCGCAAGGCGCTCACGTTCGAGGTCGGCATCCGCAACGCGGGACTCGGCCTCGGCCTCGTCTTCACCTTCTTCGGCGGGCTCGGCGGCATGGCGGTCGTGGCCGGCTGGTGGGGCGTATGGGACATCATCGCGGGCCTCATCGTCGCCTCCCTCTGGGCGTGGCGCACGAAGCGGGCTGATGCCGCGGCCGCAGCGACCCCGGCGGACGCGCCGTCTGGCGCCTCGGGAGACGCCGCGTGA